In Juglans microcarpa x Juglans regia isolate MS1-56 chromosome 4S, Jm3101_v1.0, whole genome shotgun sequence, a single window of DNA contains:
- the LOC121261938 gene encoding exonuclease mut-7 homolog isoform X1, whose amino-acid sequence MRTLAATAAMHRGLWREKERSNFTLFGKIRIVTDFSGMGLVERSTDLHNKKDKSDQTGTILVHAFSDLTYISPVVFLYLLKECYIHGTCKATMKFRALQQQVYQVLHNNPQPGPATFVIRCLYILPIFTLYCEGFSHLIVSALRRYLKLGLNPTDALEAKDIAAQLFLDIVGGFVNHDERIVVKIVEVFDIKLDNVEKAMCQLKERTDSGCDAAKTFVEHYVFELIESQSFMTAVSLLEQFSIRQSGKSFLFSMIQNKEFKAADKWAIFMGKQMLCVLVQEYIDRNLLKHAYDIIKKNNLQQEFPDVYHKCKESSLKKLAEKGCWDVAEAKTNDDRQLLEYLVYLAMEAGYSEKVDELCDRYSLKGFLDVKVPEASHLHSRYLHLNELVVEDIIWVDNVDGLQNATCHIEGCKVVGVDCEWKPNYEKGSKPNKVSIMQIASEKMVFIFDLIKLFKDVPDILDNCLARILQSPRILKLGYNFQCDTKQLAHSYGELECFKQYEMLLDVQNVFKEPQGGLSGLAKKILGAGLNKTRRNSNWEQRPLTQNQLEYAALDAAVLVHIFLNVQSHSHPATVSEGHEKIEWKSHIVSRMDNVKKSKKGVRSKKQSRESPTDQHCQSS is encoded by the exons ATGCGCACGTTAGCCGCAACCGCAGCTATGCACAGAGGTTtatggagagagaaagagagaagcaatTTCACCCTTTTTGGAAAGATCCG GATCGTTACTGATTTTTCTGGCATGGGTTTGGTGGAAAGATCTACAGACCTACAcaacaaaaaagacaaaagtgaCCAAACAGGGACTATATTGGTTCATGCCTTTTCAGATCTAACCTACATTTCTCCGGTGGTATTCTTATACCTCCTGAAAGAATGTTACATTCATG GCACATGTAAGGCAACTATGAAGTTCCGAGCTCTTCAACAACAAGTTTATCAAGTGCTTCATAACAATCCCCAACCTGGCCCAGCTACATTTGTCATTCGATGTCTATATATCTTGCCCATATTTACATTATATTGTGAAGGCTTCAGTCATTTAATTGTATCTGCCCTACGGCGTTACCTAAAATTAGGACTTAACCCCACAGATGCCTTGGAAGCAAAAGACATAGCTGCTCAGTTATTTCTTGATATTGTAGGGGGCTTTGTGAATCATGATGAGAGGATTGTTGTGAAGATAGTTGAAGTTTTTGATATCAAATTGGATAATGTCGAGAAAGCCATGTGCCAACTAAAGGAAAGGACTGATAGTGGTTGTGATGCAGCAAAAACATTCGTTGAGCATTATGTTTTTGAATTGATAGAATCCCAGTCATTCATGACAGCTGTATCTCTATTAGAGCAATTTTCCATCCGCCAATCCGGAAAATCTTTTCTCTTTAGTATGATACAGAACAAAGAATTTAAAGCAGCTGACAAGTGGGCAATATTTATGGGTAAGCAAATGTTATGTGTACTTGTTCAGGAATACATTGACAGGAACTTGCTGAAGCACGCATAtgatattataaagaaaaacaatCTGCAGCAAGAATTTCCAGATGTTTATCATAAGTGTAAAGAAAG CTCACTAAAAAAGCTAGCAGAAAAAGGATGTTGGGATGTTGCAGAGGCAAAGACAAATGATGATAGACAACTTCTTGAATATTTG GTTTATTTGGCTATGGAAGCTGGTTACTCTGAGAAGGTCGATGAGCTATGTGATCGATACTCCCTTAAAGGTTTTCTGGATGTCAAAG TGCCTGAGGCAAGTCATCTACATAGTCGCTATCTTCATCTTAATGAATTGGTTGTGGAAGACATCATTTGGGTTGATAATGTTGATGGTTTGCAAAATGCAACATGCCATATTGAGGGGTGTAAAGTCGTGGGTGTTGATTGTGAATGGAAGCCCAATTATGAAAAAGGCAGCAAACCAAACAAG GTTTCTATCATGCAGattgcatctgaaaagatggtTTTTATCTTTGATCTGATAAAGTTATTCAAAGACGTGCCTGACATTTTAGACAACTGTCTGGCCCGCATTTTGCAGTCTCCTAGAATTCTAAAACTTG GATATAACTTTCAATGTGATACAAAGCAGCTGGCCCATTCATATGGAGAGTTGGAGTGTTTCAAGCAATATGAAATGTTACTGGACGTCCAGAATGTGTTTAAAGAACCTCAAGGTGGTCTCTCTGGGCTTGCAAAG AAAATATTGGGGGCCGGTTTGAACAAGACAAGACGGAATAGCAACTGGGAGCAACGACCTTTGACACAGAATCAG CTAGAATACGCTGCTCTGGATGCTGCTGTACTTGTTCACATATTCCTCAATGTTCAAAGTCATTCTCATCCTGCTACTGTCAGTGAGGGGCATGAGAAAATTGAGTGGAAATCCCACATT GTTTCGCGTATGGATAATGTCAAGAAGTCCAAAAAAGGAGTTAGAAGTAAAAAGCAGTCTAGAGAATCTCCGACCGACCAGCATTGTCAATCAAGTTAG
- the LOC121261938 gene encoding exonuclease mut-7 homolog isoform X2 — protein sequence MGLVERSTDLHNKKDKSDQTGTILVHAFSDLTYISPVVFLYLLKECYIHGTCKATMKFRALQQQVYQVLHNNPQPGPATFVIRCLYILPIFTLYCEGFSHLIVSALRRYLKLGLNPTDALEAKDIAAQLFLDIVGGFVNHDERIVVKIVEVFDIKLDNVEKAMCQLKERTDSGCDAAKTFVEHYVFELIESQSFMTAVSLLEQFSIRQSGKSFLFSMIQNKEFKAADKWAIFMGKQMLCVLVQEYIDRNLLKHAYDIIKKNNLQQEFPDVYHKCKESSLKKLAEKGCWDVAEAKTNDDRQLLEYLVYLAMEAGYSEKVDELCDRYSLKGFLDVKVPEASHLHSRYLHLNELVVEDIIWVDNVDGLQNATCHIEGCKVVGVDCEWKPNYEKGSKPNKVSIMQIASEKMVFIFDLIKLFKDVPDILDNCLARILQSPRILKLGYNFQCDTKQLAHSYGELECFKQYEMLLDVQNVFKEPQGGLSGLAKKILGAGLNKTRRNSNWEQRPLTQNQLEYAALDAAVLVHIFLNVQSHSHPATVSEGHEKIEWKSHIVSRMDNVKKSKKGVRSKKQSRESPTDQHCQSS from the exons ATGGGTTTGGTGGAAAGATCTACAGACCTACAcaacaaaaaagacaaaagtgaCCAAACAGGGACTATATTGGTTCATGCCTTTTCAGATCTAACCTACATTTCTCCGGTGGTATTCTTATACCTCCTGAAAGAATGTTACATTCATG GCACATGTAAGGCAACTATGAAGTTCCGAGCTCTTCAACAACAAGTTTATCAAGTGCTTCATAACAATCCCCAACCTGGCCCAGCTACATTTGTCATTCGATGTCTATATATCTTGCCCATATTTACATTATATTGTGAAGGCTTCAGTCATTTAATTGTATCTGCCCTACGGCGTTACCTAAAATTAGGACTTAACCCCACAGATGCCTTGGAAGCAAAAGACATAGCTGCTCAGTTATTTCTTGATATTGTAGGGGGCTTTGTGAATCATGATGAGAGGATTGTTGTGAAGATAGTTGAAGTTTTTGATATCAAATTGGATAATGTCGAGAAAGCCATGTGCCAACTAAAGGAAAGGACTGATAGTGGTTGTGATGCAGCAAAAACATTCGTTGAGCATTATGTTTTTGAATTGATAGAATCCCAGTCATTCATGACAGCTGTATCTCTATTAGAGCAATTTTCCATCCGCCAATCCGGAAAATCTTTTCTCTTTAGTATGATACAGAACAAAGAATTTAAAGCAGCTGACAAGTGGGCAATATTTATGGGTAAGCAAATGTTATGTGTACTTGTTCAGGAATACATTGACAGGAACTTGCTGAAGCACGCATAtgatattataaagaaaaacaatCTGCAGCAAGAATTTCCAGATGTTTATCATAAGTGTAAAGAAAG CTCACTAAAAAAGCTAGCAGAAAAAGGATGTTGGGATGTTGCAGAGGCAAAGACAAATGATGATAGACAACTTCTTGAATATTTG GTTTATTTGGCTATGGAAGCTGGTTACTCTGAGAAGGTCGATGAGCTATGTGATCGATACTCCCTTAAAGGTTTTCTGGATGTCAAAG TGCCTGAGGCAAGTCATCTACATAGTCGCTATCTTCATCTTAATGAATTGGTTGTGGAAGACATCATTTGGGTTGATAATGTTGATGGTTTGCAAAATGCAACATGCCATATTGAGGGGTGTAAAGTCGTGGGTGTTGATTGTGAATGGAAGCCCAATTATGAAAAAGGCAGCAAACCAAACAAG GTTTCTATCATGCAGattgcatctgaaaagatggtTTTTATCTTTGATCTGATAAAGTTATTCAAAGACGTGCCTGACATTTTAGACAACTGTCTGGCCCGCATTTTGCAGTCTCCTAGAATTCTAAAACTTG GATATAACTTTCAATGTGATACAAAGCAGCTGGCCCATTCATATGGAGAGTTGGAGTGTTTCAAGCAATATGAAATGTTACTGGACGTCCAGAATGTGTTTAAAGAACCTCAAGGTGGTCTCTCTGGGCTTGCAAAG AAAATATTGGGGGCCGGTTTGAACAAGACAAGACGGAATAGCAACTGGGAGCAACGACCTTTGACACAGAATCAG CTAGAATACGCTGCTCTGGATGCTGCTGTACTTGTTCACATATTCCTCAATGTTCAAAGTCATTCTCATCCTGCTACTGTCAGTGAGGGGCATGAGAAAATTGAGTGGAAATCCCACATT GTTTCGCGTATGGATAATGTCAAGAAGTCCAAAAAAGGAGTTAGAAGTAAAAAGCAGTCTAGAGAATCTCCGACCGACCAGCATTGTCAATCAAGTTAG